A genomic window from Candidatus Kouleothrix ribensis includes:
- the ftcD gene encoding glutamate formimidoyltransferase, which translates to MPMIECIPNFSEGRRPEVIDAIVAAVAEVPGATVLDTSADADHNRSVLTFAGPADAVAEAAVRAVRRAAELIDMTQHSGQHPRVGATDVLPFVPLGSTTLAECVALARAVGQRIGDELGIPVYLYEAAATRPERAALPNLRRGEYEGLREAIVSDPARAPDFGPARLGSAGATIVGARQPLIAYNIYLNSGDIEIAKRIAKAVRGSSGGLRGVRALGMLVEGRAQVSMNLVDFRTTPIHRVVEMVAREAAAYGVLITESELVGLIPEDALLDAARFYLRLHGMADDQVLERRLRSRAGA; encoded by the coding sequence ATGCCCATGATCGAATGTATCCCGAACTTCAGCGAGGGCCGGCGGCCAGAGGTGATCGACGCGATCGTGGCTGCCGTGGCCGAGGTGCCGGGCGCGACCGTGCTCGATACCAGCGCCGACGCCGATCACAACCGCAGCGTGCTCACCTTCGCCGGGCCGGCCGACGCGGTGGCCGAGGCGGCGGTTCGGGCGGTGCGCCGCGCGGCCGAGCTGATCGACATGACCCAGCACAGCGGCCAGCACCCGCGCGTTGGTGCCACCGACGTGCTGCCGTTTGTGCCGCTGGGCAGCACGACCCTGGCCGAGTGTGTGGCGCTGGCCCGCGCGGTCGGCCAGCGCATCGGCGACGAGCTGGGCATCCCGGTGTACCTGTACGAGGCGGCGGCGACCCGCCCCGAGCGCGCGGCGCTGCCGAACCTGCGGCGCGGCGAGTATGAAGGGCTGCGCGAGGCGATCGTCAGCGACCCCGCGCGCGCGCCCGATTTTGGCCCGGCGCGCCTGGGCAGCGCCGGCGCGACGATCGTCGGCGCACGGCAGCCGCTCATTGCCTACAATATCTACCTCAATAGCGGCGATATCGAGATCGCCAAGCGCATCGCCAAGGCCGTGCGCGGATCGTCGGGCGGGCTGCGCGGCGTGCGTGCGCTGGGCATGCTGGTAGAAGGCCGCGCCCAGGTGTCGATGAATCTGGTCGACTTTCGCACCACACCGATCCACCGGGTGGTCGAGATGGTCGCACGCGAGGCCGCTGCGTATGGCGTGCTGATCACCGAGAGCGAGCTGGTCGGCCTGATCCCCGAGGACGCACTGCTCGACGCGGCGCGCTTCTACCTGCGCCTGCATGGCATGGCCGACGACCAGGTGCTCGAGCGGCGGCTGCGCAGCCGGGCCGGGGCTTAG
- a CDS encoding NAD(P)-dependent oxidoreductase codes for MRIAVTGGNGELGRSLIPYLLEQGHAVVSIDRALPAVHNQQVTALVADTRNFGELAACLRDCDALVHLAAHRSPMNHPDSVVYIDNTAGSYNALSAAATLGITHVCLASSINAIGGAFSRAPRYDYFPLDEQHPTYTEDPYSLSKWVLEQQADAFARRFANMTITSLRFHWLVESRAHAIERTTQLGAVGVRHLWAYTLLSEASRACLLALTAGFSGHEAFYITAPRTAAEQPSFELAQRHYPGVPLRGDLSGHNGFFDSGKAARLLGWEHEQ; via the coding sequence ATGCGAATCGCAGTTACTGGCGGCAATGGCGAGCTGGGGCGCAGCCTGATCCCCTACCTGCTCGAGCAGGGCCACGCGGTTGTGAGCATCGACCGCGCGCTGCCGGCGGTCCACAATCAGCAGGTGACCGCACTGGTGGCCGATACGCGCAACTTTGGCGAGCTGGCGGCCTGCCTGCGCGATTGCGACGCGCTGGTTCACCTGGCTGCACACCGCTCGCCCATGAACCACCCCGACTCAGTCGTGTACATCGACAACACCGCCGGCAGCTACAACGCGCTGAGCGCGGCGGCGACGCTGGGGATCACGCACGTGTGCCTAGCATCGTCGATCAATGCGATCGGCGGCGCTTTCAGCCGCGCGCCGCGCTACGACTACTTCCCGCTCGACGAGCAGCACCCGACCTATACCGAAGACCCATACAGCCTGTCGAAGTGGGTGCTCGAGCAGCAGGCCGACGCATTTGCGCGCCGCTTCGCGAATATGACGATTACCAGCCTGCGCTTCCACTGGCTGGTCGAATCGCGCGCCCACGCGATCGAGCGCACCACGCAGCTTGGGGCCGTCGGCGTGCGTCACCTGTGGGCCTATACGCTGCTATCCGAGGCCAGCCGGGCATGCCTGCTGGCGCTGACGGCCGGCTTCAGCGGCCACGAGGCCTTCTATATCACCGCGCCGCGCACTGCGGCCGAGCAACCCTCATTCGAGCTGGCCCAGCGGCACTACCCCGGCGTGCCGCTGCGCGGCGACCTATCGGGACACAACGGGTTCTTCGACAGCGGCAAGGCCGCGCGGCTGCTGGGATGGGAACACGAGCAGTAG
- a CDS encoding mandelate racemase/muconate lactonizing enzyme family protein: MHITEIKPYPVWVGNRNQLVVKVETSEGIYGLGEAGLSGRELAVIGALKHFREFLIGKDPLQRGRIWQELYRSQYFEGGRVLLAAQSAIDIALYDIAGKALGVPVYQLLGGKQRDTIPCFATAAGGSGEQMLASMQLLWDHGWRVIRTMPLLPTPPADPAIFEPRASIGYTAQWLAQARAHFGPDLTLGIDYHHRLSIAETASFCQRMPRGTLDFIEEPIRDEAPEAYAALRKLSDIPFAVGEEFASKWQFLPFIEQHLTDFARVDICNVGGFTEALKVAGWAEAHYIDLMPHNPLGPICTAATIQLAAAVPNFAWLEVRVTQSENLYYGSSGINDADVLFPTQPRLAGNSFPVLNAPGLGVDFDEQVAAQHSWQFWEAPHFRRNDGSVTNW; encoded by the coding sequence ATGCACATCACCGAGATCAAGCCCTACCCGGTGTGGGTGGGCAATCGCAACCAGCTTGTCGTCAAAGTCGAAACGAGCGAGGGCATCTATGGCCTGGGCGAGGCGGGCCTGAGCGGGCGCGAGCTGGCCGTGATCGGCGCGCTCAAGCACTTCCGCGAATTCTTGATCGGCAAGGACCCGCTCCAGCGTGGGCGGATCTGGCAAGAGCTGTATCGCAGCCAGTATTTCGAGGGCGGGCGCGTGCTGCTGGCGGCGCAGAGCGCGATCGACATTGCGCTCTACGACATCGCCGGCAAAGCGCTGGGCGTGCCGGTCTATCAGCTGCTGGGCGGCAAGCAGCGCGATACCATCCCCTGCTTCGCCACCGCAGCCGGCGGCAGCGGCGAGCAGATGCTCGCAAGCATGCAGCTGCTCTGGGATCACGGCTGGCGCGTGATCCGCACCATGCCGCTGCTGCCCACACCACCGGCCGACCCGGCGATCTTTGAGCCGCGCGCGAGTATCGGCTATACTGCGCAGTGGCTGGCCCAGGCGCGCGCGCATTTCGGCCCCGACCTGACGCTGGGCATCGACTACCACCACCGGCTGTCGATCGCCGAGACGGCCTCGTTCTGCCAGCGCATGCCCAGGGGCACGCTCGACTTCATCGAAGAGCCGATCCGCGACGAGGCGCCCGAGGCCTACGCCGCGCTGCGCAAGCTCAGCGATATTCCATTCGCGGTCGGTGAGGAGTTCGCCAGCAAGTGGCAGTTCCTGCCGTTTATCGAGCAGCACCTGACCGATTTCGCGCGTGTCGATATCTGCAACGTGGGCGGCTTCACCGAGGCGCTCAAAGTGGCCGGCTGGGCCGAGGCGCACTACATCGACCTGATGCCGCACAACCCGCTCGGCCCGATCTGTACCGCCGCGACCATCCAGCTTGCGGCTGCAGTGCCAAACTTCGCCTGGCTCGAGGTGCGCGTCACCCAATCGGAAAATCTGTACTATGGATCGAGCGGCATCAACGACGCCGATGTGCTGTTCCCCACCCAGCCGCGCCTGGCCGGCAACAGCTTCCCGGTGCTCAACGCACCCGGCCTGGGCGTCGACTTCGACGAGCAGGTAGCCGCGCAGCATAGCTGGCAATTCTGGGAGGCGCCACACTTCCGCCGCAACGATGGCTCGGTGACAAACTGGTAG
- a CDS encoding PQQ-dependent sugar dehydrogenase, whose protein sequence is MLTYQRRFIALAATACTLLAAACGPGVPAPSASSAPAAAQPARTSIEHQPIAGGPVLLRSGISLRKVVDAGAGSIRLARSPLDGALYALNPASGVYKISLAQPGAATLVARASTIVTDALPAGMAFGPDGTLFVVANRAAGATRTRGVISKGTPAAEGFSWQNFATTATYPLSNTPFDHLFNGIAVGPDGAYVFVNSGSRTDHGEVEANGAAYPDTREVPLTSAIFRLPADAANLQLPADAAGLQPYLFADGTRNAYDLEFAPNGELFAGDNGPDADYPDELNWLRAGMHYGFPWRFGTQDNPQQFAGYDPSSDRRLHSDFTAVKNGAYHNDPSFPRPPGAFADPVVNRGPAAAQYRDDTGQARDAAAEGRTLSTFTPHRSPLGLAFAGPAMPADLRGQGEQLSLFMLSWGAAGGTLTDVGKDLLHLRLTKQAGNYQATVEQFARDFKNPIDAVLIGNRLYVLEYGGESTIWELTFE, encoded by the coding sequence ATGCTGACATATCAACGACGATTCATCGCGCTCGCCGCCACCGCGTGTACGCTGCTCGCGGCGGCCTGCGGGCCGGGCGTCCCCGCGCCGTCGGCGAGCAGCGCGCCGGCCGCCGCCCAACCCGCGCGCACAAGCATCGAGCACCAGCCGATCGCCGGCGGGCCGGTGCTGCTGCGCAGCGGCATCAGCCTGCGCAAGGTCGTCGACGCCGGTGCCGGCAGCATCCGGCTGGCGCGCAGCCCGTTGGATGGCGCGCTCTACGCACTCAACCCGGCCAGCGGCGTATACAAGATCTCACTGGCGCAGCCGGGCGCCGCCACGCTGGTGGCCAGGGCCAGCACGATCGTCACCGACGCGCTGCCGGCAGGCATGGCTTTCGGGCCGGATGGAACGCTGTTCGTCGTGGCCAATCGCGCTGCCGGCGCCACGCGCACACGCGGCGTGATCAGCAAGGGCACCCCGGCGGCCGAGGGCTTTAGCTGGCAGAACTTCGCCACCACCGCAACCTACCCGCTCAGTAATACGCCGTTCGATCACCTGTTCAACGGCATTGCCGTCGGCCCCGACGGCGCGTATGTGTTCGTCAACAGCGGCTCGCGCACCGACCACGGCGAGGTTGAGGCGAATGGCGCGGCCTACCCCGACACGCGCGAGGTACCGCTTACCTCGGCGATCTTCCGCCTGCCCGCCGACGCCGCCAACCTGCAGCTGCCGGCCGATGCCGCCGGGCTACAGCCATACCTGTTCGCCGACGGCACGCGCAACGCCTACGACCTGGAGTTCGCGCCGAACGGCGAGCTTTTCGCGGGCGACAACGGCCCCGATGCCGATTATCCCGACGAGCTGAACTGGCTGCGCGCGGGCATGCACTACGGGTTCCCGTGGCGCTTCGGCACCCAGGACAACCCGCAGCAGTTCGCCGGCTACGACCCTAGCAGCGATCGGCGGCTACACAGCGATTTCACGGCCGTGAAGAACGGCGCCTACCACAACGACCCGAGCTTCCCCAGGCCGCCAGGCGCCTTCGCCGACCCGGTAGTGAACCGCGGGCCGGCGGCGGCACAGTACCGCGACGACACAGGCCAGGCCCGCGACGCAGCGGCCGAGGGCCGGACGCTCAGCACCTTTACACCACACCGCTCGCCACTAGGGCTGGCGTTCGCCGGCCCGGCCATGCCTGCCGATCTCCGCGGCCAGGGCGAGCAGCTGAGCCTGTTCATGCTCAGCTGGGGTGCCGCCGGCGGCACGCTCACCGATGTGGGCAAGGACCTGCTACACCTGCGCCTGACCAAGCAGGCCGGCAACTACCAGGCTACGGTCGAGCAGTTCGCACGCGACTTCAAAAACCCGATCGATGCCGTGCTGATTGGCAACCGGCTGTATGTGCTCGAGTACGGCGGCGAAAGCACGATCTGGGAGCTGACGTTTGAATAG
- a CDS encoding FadR family transcriptional regulator, translated as MTNQPNSPARPAPATTPRDASGNPVFQVVFDDLEQRIRSGVWLPGERLPSITRLANDLAVSTGSVREALRSLQSIGLVKIEHGRGVFVTGVRRSTSLTSQFQDVGIGLIVALAETRRILEPELAALAAERGSDAEIDEIEALAHQMEQEALQGLDFVEPDVRFHRQIAQAACNPILFRMMESVNDLFLESRRLTSLEPGMTARAVRYHLLIAEALRDRNAPQARLLMLAHMNDSLSSLVVAEAKPH; from the coding sequence ATGACAAACCAACCCAACTCACCGGCCCGGCCTGCGCCGGCCACCACGCCACGCGACGCATCGGGCAACCCGGTGTTCCAGGTAGTGTTCGATGATCTCGAGCAGCGCATCCGCAGCGGCGTGTGGCTGCCCGGCGAGCGGCTGCCGAGCATCACCCGGCTGGCCAACGACCTCGCAGTCAGCACCGGGTCGGTGCGCGAGGCGCTGCGCTCGCTCCAGTCGATCGGGCTGGTCAAGATCGAACATGGCCGCGGCGTGTTCGTCACCGGCGTGCGCCGCTCGACTAGCCTGACCAGCCAGTTTCAGGATGTTGGCATCGGCCTGATCGTCGCGCTGGCCGAGACGCGCCGCATCCTCGAGCCCGAGCTGGCCGCGCTGGCCGCCGAGCGCGGCAGCGACGCCGAGATCGACGAGATCGAGGCGCTGGCGCACCAGATGGAGCAGGAAGCGCTGCAAGGCCTCGACTTCGTCGAGCCGGATGTGCGCTTCCATCGCCAGATCGCACAGGCCGCCTGCAACCCGATCTTATTTCGCATGATGGAAAGCGTGAACGACCTGTTTCTCGAGAGCCGCCGGCTAACCTCGCTCGAGCCGGGCATGACCGCACGCGCAGTGCGCTACCACCTGCTGATCGCCGAGGCACTGCGCGACCGCAACGCACCGCAGGCGCGGCTGCTGATGCTCGCGCATATGAACGATTCGTTGAGCAGCCTGGTTGTGGCCGAGGCCAAGCCGCACTAA